Part of the Tribolium castaneum strain GA2 chromosome 4, icTriCast1.1, whole genome shotgun sequence genome is shown below.
TTTTGGAATATTATCTTCTTATAGACCGTTATACCATGCGATCAtgtgaatttataattaaagtaGGCCGTTTTGTGACTTTGTGATTGAAAAACtagtacagactgatccagaaatactgagtctgttggcaacactggacttaaatttttaaggataccaatgaagtacgcttccagttaacaacaatttaacattcttgtggggttgtacgccaaataattgtcaagaaaaatcgaattcggttgcaatgttgcaaattacgagcgcaaatactttcaaatgtgttgccaacagactcagtatttctggatcagtgtGTATTATGTAGAATACgccttctttaatttttagaatcgCAATATCTCGATAAGGGTGACtcgtagaaaaaaaagtataaaaatattttttgtagacaATTGCATGGTCTAAACTTTTGTCTGACCTATTTTAAGCTAGCATTTACCGTTTAcgagaaaaaatgaaaaaatcgatACTTTTGAACTATAcccttgaatattttttttgcacacATGGGATCGGTTGGGACTTTTGATACTTTATTTGTAATAGTGTACTATAGACCTGTATCAATTTTCAGCTCTATGCGAATTTTTGCAAGCTTACCACTATTTTGATGTCTATTTTGACCGGACTAATATGAATACAAAACCGAAGATTGATCCCCGACGACTTCGTAATGAAAAAAGCgggaaaattataatttaaaattttgctttgaatTACTTAATGTTCAATGAACTAAAAAGATAAGGCATAAGCACATTTCCAGCTAGAAGCACGTATTAAATTTCAGTTGGTAATTGTACAGCAAAAACTGAACACGTTATGGATGAGAAAAAAGCTAACAATGAGAGTCAAAGTAAGATAGATTTGTTGCTttagtaattttatttgtattattttatttttagaatctACAAAAGGCAAAACAAGcactcaaaaaaatgtaacgcTAACTATTCCAACCGTAATTATGACACCTGCAACACCTCCGACGAGTCCAAATAAAAAACCTATGTAATTGaacaaaaaaggtaaataaaacacctggtattattgtttattaatgtttctattaaaaataaattatgaaatcgtCTCGAcctgataaaatagagtagaAAAAGCACAATAAAACATTAACAAGAAGGTACAGTTACACTATCACTTTACATTCTTTGGATGTCAAACAGTTGATGcaataaagttaaaatactaatttgtctagtctagttaattaattacgcATGGAAATGTTCTTTGTTATCAATCAACCACTTTTCAACATTGTGGTAATTCTTCTTCATCCAAGCCACGTTTCCTCTTACTCTCTCAATGGCACTATCAAAGGCCTGACTTGCAGTCCCCAAATTGTGCCTGACTTGGTTCCTAAACCTTAcaagctgaaaaaaaaattgagaaaaccAGCCAACAATGGGCGAAAATCACCTCAGAAAGTTGATATTCAGTGTTCATAAACCGCGGCAAACTCTTCAccattttactaataatattgAAACCTTCGCCGtagctaaaattttaaattgtgatGTGAACCAACGATTAAGATACTCACAATGATATCAATTTGTCCCAATTTGTTCTCAGGAAATCGAAAGCTAAAGTGTTGGCAATATTGTTGTCACACACCGATTTGAAAACTCTGTCTGCGTCTTGAATACGTATACTGGAATGATTGCGGACCAAATTATCCAGATACCTGTTAATTGTAGTTATTTATTAGGAAAATTAGAAGAAATTAGTGCTGGCAGACAAGAGAGTAGATTTATTTCGCTAAAAATACCTTGAAAGTAGCCATTTCTGGGTGGTGCAGCCCAAAGCGTCCAAAAGGACGTTCTTTTCGCTCACTGAAGACGTGTTCAAGTATCGGTTGAAAGCAAATCTCCATTCGGCCTCGCTCCCTTGTCTGATCGCCGTACAATAGACAACATCACGAATATTCGGCGGGATTCTAAatcaatcaattaaaaaaattccactttGAATTTTTGCCTCACGTTCTTGCATATTCCATCCAATCCCTGAACATACGATGCGATGTAATGGCACATTCTGAGTCCGTTTTACGGCAAGCCCACTTCAAAACCATTTTGCGAATTTTCTGGTGGAGATAGTTTTCAGAACCGTAGTCCAAATCGGAGTTTACTGTCCGATAAGTGTCTCTAAATATCGTCGAAACGAACGATTCAAATAGGCCAAAAGCTGGAGTTGCGGATAACATATCACTCAAAAATTCCAGTTTTTTGAACGCCACGTTTGTCGGAACAAACATAATGAATTTGTCACGTAGGGCCATATGTTGGACTAGTTTCAAGGGAATGTCATAATCTAGCAAATTTGCGCGGGCTAGGTCCATTGAATCGCTAATTAATTGCGCCCTAATTATGGTCGGGAGAGACATTAGGTGCCGTGTAAGCGATCTCCAATTAGCCTCGTCGTAGTTTACGATGTAATAGCCTGGAAGAAATAATCAAAACTGGTCAATTCGAAAAGAAAGTAACAAATAAATAGgtgtacaaaataattatggatatgtttaaatgaataaataaaaaataaccttAAATTATTTGGTacatttttctaaacaaaattaaaaattcaatgtaGGTATGTATTtacacataattttattatgagaaaatgattgcaataatttgagaacaaaaaaaattaatgtagttttttgcatttcacgCCCATACCATGAAAATATGGgatatagtggcggtcagcttgatttgcgtgtgcgtcatcaatttcattttttcattaccaacacaaagctataaaaaattatcaaaaacaatgcaaatttaaacagctaagggctatctaagggtggtatccttgaacattaatttacatgtgcacttcgacaacaccgtcaagtgtcacgaatttgtcaacctgacattgacagtaaattatagacgtcgtcgcatggttgtcgaaagtgttatcggtgttaatcgcaagtattttccgttcgtttattgtgttttgtgatttgcgtttcgttaggtttttgattctgcgtttattagttcttgttttgtgaatctgtattttttgtaacaacccataatttaaacacttcgtaacctcaagtttgtcaccgctatgcccctgctatgtaaacgtagtgacagaaatgtcagatgacgcacacgcaaacggagctgagcgctaccataacATTAAAGCACCAAATTGAAGcgtgttagaaatttttttttatgttgaaatatatattttttgggcaactagaagtatttatttttccattggaactaaaacttgaaacaccctgtaccgggtgctgcattttggatgtccaAATAGGGaatctccgaaactaagatgtttagagaaaaacgagtgacacattctcgggttcgttttttttttttaaaatagtttctgTCAAATCCTCATCCCACTATCGtcatttgttttcgacttataaacaaaggttgacattttagcgaaaccttaaaaaaatcatatcttctttattatacacaaaatacacatttgaaacaaaaacattgtagacactttttacagagaatttaatagtGTTATCAGCGATGTGTTTAACCCTTCATTTAGCTGAAACagcaaaaagttttatttttttttaatgggaaTCATAGCCATaggcggctgtgatatttttgaaaagcttatttttttctgatctgatatgtctatttgagtaaaaatttatttttaatgatttaaaagaaacaaaacattttgtttttctgtatagtaggccatgaaaaaattttggattttcatttaaaactatgaaaaatatattacccaAGAAgaacttatttataatttaataattttttaaatactaaatacTTAacaaacagcataataaattattaacagATCAAATATTTTgcgattaataatttaattaataattaattaataaaattagattTAAAAGGCACTGCATAACCAACCGCCGGCGGTACTCTTAATTTATACTAGAAAGACCGTCGTCCGGAGGCATTATCGCCTCACGTATCAAAAAGCCGGCGGAATTACGaattaaatcgttattttcgGCGGTTTAATATGAATTTATCGATGGATGCCGCCGGTCGGCGGTATTctctatttaaaatgttaaataccGTCATATCTAACCTTATATTTTAATCTTTCATTTTCATAGTATTTATCTACATCTTGTCCACCTGAATACACATGTCAATTTCAATTTACTTTATAGAATAAAACGTAGAAATCACTGAGTATATTGAAATAGATAAATAAAGCAAAAGGTAAAACTAAAATCAATCTTCGTTtggaataaattattcaaagcATTGAAATAATCTTCGGAAGTGTCGCCCAGCttcattttttcacaaacgTTACGTATAACCTGCGTATACTgactaaagaaaaaaatatggaaatatgaaaatttattattgtttaaagtAGGTAGTTTAAACTAATCACTTGTCttcaaaaagtaataattggTGAAAGATATAAGTCTAAACAAATAACATAAATATATGTTaaagatgaaattttattttgattttgtgttATGCACATTTTATTCTCAAATGATAACCCAGTATGAAAATGTCTTTcgacaaaaactaaatttaagtGAGGTGGTTGTAATTTTCTGTTTGCAGTcttgaccaaaaaaaatgttctatGGTAGGTTGCTATTCAGAAAAATTGAGCTCAAAATCgaactcaaaaacgaaaaaaatataattttttttttggaaaacgaTCACATTTTTACAGTACTACCTAAAAACTGTGAATATACCTAATTTTTATTCTTACATTTCCGTATGTCCACACGACTGTTGTTCACTTGAataaaacaaatgtttgtttaatttttgaaaaaactaattgaTGAATGTACAGTAAGTCCGTTTTTATGAACaattgtcagtgtcaaaatcgGGTACAAAAGTAGTTCATATTTTCATTAAGTACCCGGGTTTGGGGTGAGCAATACACCTAGTTATATAACTAGATACTAaagtgcaattaaaattttcacaatgaCATTAATTGCTGacgtttttcgaaaatttcaaagtcgACCAGTTTATTGGAAAGCTAATAAAGCTAGTAAAACATGCAACCAAGCAACAATTATGAGAAATAACATGGATGGTTTAAAAGGCTCTGTGATTGGTCAAATTAAAACGTTCTTTTCTTGAATACGTAACATTTTCGACGTCACCTCCATTGCacttcactaaatcataaaaaagtgtatttgttcaattgaaaaataactttaacatagcttattttgataacttcacattttttacttttttaccgttcacaaaatttctagattattcacaccatTCATGAAATAGTTTTTCcgtggccaactactttcaaatattttaaatatatttttatcaaaagtatataaaaaatatcaaactgtatttataatgttttcagtttagaaaaaataagcttttcgaaaatgtcatagccaactatgattcctattaaaaaaattaaactttattttattacagctaaacaaaaggctaaaaaaatcgctgataacattattatatactttgtaaaaaagtgcgtgtataatgtctttgttttaaatgtgtatttttatatgaaagaagatatgatttttttaagagttcgctaaaatgtcaacttttgtttataagtcaaaaacaaaagacgatagcgagatACGATTTTGACCaagattattttctcaaaaaacggacccgaaAATATGTCACTCTTTTTTatctaaacctcttagtttaagagatcccctattcggacatccaaagTGGCGCATCTGTATGTGTTTTCTCGAGGTTCAGTTGATAAAAATACCTGTTTGGTTAATGTTGATGAGGTACCACAACGAAGTGTTGAGGTTAATTGTGACCATGGGCTCATTTTTGAGCCACACTGTAGGCTGCGTTTCAAAATTACCACCATTTGTTGTAACTGAAACTGGGACCCACCAAGTGGAACTATCGTTGTGGTTATccgtaaataaaaatcttttctgagacaaaattagttttttgtttgctgGGTCCCTGATAGCTGTGATAACGGGAAACCCTGGCTGTTTGGTCCATGAGTCCATCACATCTTTGACAGTAACTGATGGTTCTAGGGCCCCTTTTCGGTGGGCAACTTCCGTCAAGGCCCCAAAAAGATCGTCACGGTCCCCATTGCTGTATTCGTACTTTCGTAAATAGTTGATAAGTCCAGTTTTGAACGCATCTTCGCCCAGAAAATTGTTCATCATTCGGACCACCGAGGCCCCTTTGGCGTACGACAGCTCGTCGAAAGTCTGTCGAATTTGACGACTGTTCTTCACTTCGTAGGAAATGGGTCGTGAGGATTGTAACGCATCGAGAGCAAAAGCACGAGCTGTTTCACTGAAAATAAACTCTTCTTTGATGTTCCAAGAAGGTTCGGCCTAAAAAATGTCAACAGTGGTGAAATCAAGGAAAAAactgcggattaaattaaagtaactaactaattgcggattaaattaatgacgtttctataaatccgcaattaaatgcgtgattaactaattacgtgaccaaattgaatcaattttattggtttattcgcgttgttaacttttaacaacgaattaaaatttgatgaagCTTACTTTATAtgtataaaccggccctaagtaactaaaaaaaaaatggaaaactaAGACATTAGATCGAGTTGTATAAAAATTGACTCACCTATTTACTCCAAATTTAAACCCATAACAACAATTTCAGCAAAAATCGTCGCAATAGGTTTAAATCAGGatcgattaattttttatacaactcggtctaagaaactaaaacttaaaaaccaaaaaattgttaacaagtgaaaagtagaaaaattcataaatgaTTAAGAAACTATGATGAGAGAGTTAAATGATGTCcttctgaaaaataaaagtctgAGACAAAAAATACTAACAAACTAAACGattgaaagttgaaaagaCTATCTAactagaaaattaataaaaagaaaaataaattaaaaaatgaaacactgAGACGTACTCTAAGCGCGGTTTCTGGTActtcagttaaattttatgtCTCCGTTAAGGTAGAGCTTTAGCgaatctaaaaatatttttattatacatagAGTGTTGTATACACGGTGGTGaaacaaagttatattttttaaatggaacagcctaaatatttttgcataattacacaaaaaaatgtgtaacttATAAACTATTTTGGGTGTCTTTTCGTTtcagaattattcaacttttcgttataaaaaagatcaattttttgaaaaattactgcgaagtcgcctataaatattttccgataaatttctaatagaaaaactcagaatatTCTATAATTTTagcaatagtcgacttttacttgaaatgcACAGGTAATGTACAGAGTGCACCAAAAAGCAAAAAGtagaataactattttttttcaaatggaacaccatgtatttctttctacgtatcgatagcatttttcataagctttctaataatatgcggtttgtatagcaaattagaaatatttcttaaagtgttatttttttatttttttatttttttattattaattcttgatgaggAGTAAAATGCATGTATGTatcaagaaataattaaattactaatttaattacttaattagtcacattagtacatatgaaaaaaataaactaccatttgacttatcagattctaggataaaaaattttcttgtaataacatatttttttttttaatttcaaaaaatgttttaaatttcctatgcAAACCCTATaccattagaaagcttatgcaAAATACTTTTGAtacgtataaaaaaatacatgttccatttgaaaaaaaaatgagttattcaactttttgcgttttgatacagcctgtacattatctgcctgtttcaagtaaaagtcaactatttgctaaaactgcaagatttctgagtttttctgtggcaaatttgtcggaaaatattcattggCAAAGTTGAACAATAACGAAaggaaaagagatagacccataatagttaaaataaagttacacagttttttgcgtagaatctaattgtgccaaaaaaatatagggtgttccatttaaaaaaatataattttggttCACCAGAACGCCCTgtgtataacaaaaatatttttagtttgtgtacTTTAACTCGATCTAtcgtaaataaaaacaacatgGGAATATTTTAACGAGTAAAacagttatagaccgattacacacccctgagtcaccctgtatacttaaaactaataagtaaaaataaaataataaactgataaactaattttgtaagtggctttaattttacgaaatattaCTAGTCAAATTTTTGCGTCATTcatattagaaaatttaataactgaaaataaacttttttcggTTTAAGATACAATAAATCCTAAGAAACAAATTTGTAGAACTTTGAATTTCCTACAGAAAAATCACCATCTTTCTATTTAGGTTTCAGTCGAGTTTAAATTAATCTTCTGACACTTAACCAACGGCAGAATGAACTTAAACCACTGAAAACCAAAATATGGTTTTgggaattttttctcaaaacagtcaaagtttgaaattttttaagtatagattctaatgaaatttttgcattaagtAGGTCGTACCTTTATCTGTatgtaagtatttttttgttttgtttttgagtcAATCGGGTTAAGGCAACTAtagaaaaaacttacaaaatcaGCTCCTAGGTATTGCAAATAGGTGGCAAAACCCTCCTTCAACCACAAATCGTTCCACCACTTGGGGGTGACCAGATTACCAAACCACTGATGTCCCAATTCGTGCGATAAAATCGTGGCAATGGTCCTCTTGGTGTCAACATCAGGCTCATCGGTAT
Proteins encoded:
- the LOC657160 gene encoding aminopeptidase N isoform X3, yielding MAIGALLLAILVGLLVFFFVVPRCSQASDTRPSDLRVGDDGLPSISDEISLTKIDSPSLELDERLPRSLEPTHYRIQVRPFFSNLTFDGTVTITMHVKEQTDQIIFNVKDIEIDKQSVKVRSVKSNTPLGISRQDYVPGERYKIVLDSSLDKNIMYTLELTYVGHLNNHLQGFYRSQYDENNSVKYLASTQFSPTDARRAFPCFDEPSFKANFSLIVGRPSNMSSLANMPLIKSDSDWDYYETTPKMSPYLVAFVVSNLQAYGSSDKLIKVWTRETLRIQARYAAEFAPKVLHYFENYFNIAFPLPKIDIVAIPDFGYNAMENWGLITFRESSLLYNTDEPDVDTKRTIATILSHELGHQWFGNLVTPKWWNDLWLKEGFATYLQYLGADFAEPSWNIKEEFIFSETARAFALDALQSSRPISYEVKNSRQIRQTFDELSYAKGASVVRMMNNFLGEDAFKTGLINYLRKYEYSNGDRDDLFGALTEVAHRKGALEPSVTVKDVMDSWTKQPGFPVITAIRDPANKKLILSQKRFLFTDNHNDSSTWWVPVSVTTNGGNFETQPTVWLKNEPMVTINLNTSLWYLININQTGYYIVNYDEANWRSLTRHLMSLPTIIRAQLISDSMDLARANLLDYDIPLKLVQHMALRDKFIMFVPTNVAFKKLEFLSDMLSATPAFGLFESFVSTIFRDTYRTVNSDLDYGSENYLHQKIRKMVLKWACRKTDSECAITSHRMFRDWMEYARTIPPNIRDVVYCTAIRQGSEAEWRFAFNRYLNTSSVSEKNVLLDALGCTTQKWLLSRYLDNLVRNHSSIRIQDADRVFKSVCDNNIANTLAFDFLRTNWDKLISFYGEGFNIISKMVKSLPRFMNTEYQLSELVRFRNQVRHNLGTASQAFDSAIERVRGNVAWMKKNYHNVEKWLIDNKEHFHA
- the LOC657160 gene encoding aminopeptidase N isoform X2; the encoded protein is MVGHYNHGVPTAVDLENNTNQKKYTVNREPGGLVIPKSLCALMAIGALLLAILVGLLVFFFVVPRCSQASDTRPSDLRVGDDGLPSISDEISLTKIDSPSLELDERLPRSLEPTHYRIQVRPFFSNLTFDGTVTITMHVKEQTDQIIFNVKDIEIDKQSVKVRSVKSNTPLGISRQDYVPGERYKIVLDSSLDKNIMYTLELTYVGHLNNHLQGFYRSQYDENNSVKYLASTQFSPTDARRAFPCFDEPSFKANFSLIVGRPSNMSSLANMPLIKSDSDWDYYETTPKMSPYLVAFVVSNLQAYGSSDKLIKVWTRETLRIQARYAAEFAPKVLHYFENYFNIAFPLPKIDIVAIPDFGYNAMENWGLITFRESSLLYNTDEPDVDTKRTIATILSHELGHQWFGNLVTPKWWNDLWLKEGFATYLQYLGADFAEPSWNIKEEFIFSETARAFALDALQSSRPISYEVKNSRQIRQTFDELSYAKGASVVRMMNNFLGEDAFKTGLINYLRKYEYSNGDRDDLFGALTEVAHRKGALEPSVTVKDVMDSWTKQPGFPVITAIRDPANKKLILSQKRFLFTDNHNDSSTWWVPVSVTTNGGNFETQPTVWLKNEPMVTINLNTSLWYLININQTGYYIVNYDEANWRSLTRHLMSLPTIIRAQLISDSMDLARANLLDYDIPLKLVQHMALRDKFIMFVPTNVAFKKLEFLSDMLSATPAFGLFESFVSTIFRDTYRTVNSDLDYGSENYLHQKIRKMVLKWACRKTDSECAITSHRMFRDWMEYARTIPPNIRDVVYCTAIRQGSEAEWRFAFNRYLNTSSVSEKNVLLDALGCTTQKWLLSRYLDNLVRNHSSIRIQDADRVFKSVCDNNIANTLAFDFLRTNWDKLISFYGEGFNIISKMVKSLPRFMNTEYQLSELVRFRNQVRHNLGTASQAFDSAIERVRGNVAWMKKNYHNVEKWLIDNKEHFHA
- the LOC657160 gene encoding aminopeptidase N isoform X1, giving the protein MVGRTEYSSVPTAVDLENNTNQKKYTVNREPGGLVIPKSLCALMAIGALLLAILVGLLVFFFVVPRCSQASDTRPSDLRVGDDGLPSISDEISLTKIDSPSLELDERLPRSLEPTHYRIQVRPFFSNLTFDGTVTITMHVKEQTDQIIFNVKDIEIDKQSVKVRSVKSNTPLGISRQDYVPGERYKIVLDSSLDKNIMYTLELTYVGHLNNHLQGFYRSQYDENNSVKYLASTQFSPTDARRAFPCFDEPSFKANFSLIVGRPSNMSSLANMPLIKSDSDWDYYETTPKMSPYLVAFVVSNLQAYGSSDKLIKVWTRETLRIQARYAAEFAPKVLHYFENYFNIAFPLPKIDIVAIPDFGYNAMENWGLITFRESSLLYNTDEPDVDTKRTIATILSHELGHQWFGNLVTPKWWNDLWLKEGFATYLQYLGADFAEPSWNIKEEFIFSETARAFALDALQSSRPISYEVKNSRQIRQTFDELSYAKGASVVRMMNNFLGEDAFKTGLINYLRKYEYSNGDRDDLFGALTEVAHRKGALEPSVTVKDVMDSWTKQPGFPVITAIRDPANKKLILSQKRFLFTDNHNDSSTWWVPVSVTTNGGNFETQPTVWLKNEPMVTINLNTSLWYLININQTGYYIVNYDEANWRSLTRHLMSLPTIIRAQLISDSMDLARANLLDYDIPLKLVQHMALRDKFIMFVPTNVAFKKLEFLSDMLSATPAFGLFESFVSTIFRDTYRTVNSDLDYGSENYLHQKIRKMVLKWACRKTDSECAITSHRMFRDWMEYARTIPPNIRDVVYCTAIRQGSEAEWRFAFNRYLNTSSVSEKNVLLDALGCTTQKWLLSRYLDNLVRNHSSIRIQDADRVFKSVCDNNIANTLAFDFLRTNWDKLISFYGEGFNIISKMVKSLPRFMNTEYQLSELVRFRNQVRHNLGTASQAFDSAIERVRGNVAWMKKNYHNVEKWLIDNKEHFHA